In Haloplanus rubicundus, one DNA window encodes the following:
- a CDS encoding branched-chain amino acid ABC transporter permease, with the protein MVLDPQLVWNGLVVGSIIAVSALGLTLIFGILNFINIAYGDYMAAGAYVAWAVNAQVGLPLGVAIVAGILTMSVGAVVLDKLVFQHFRTRSPITLLIVSIGLAFIIRNFIRAIWGPSGHFYDLPMEANPSFLGVRFSVEQVAIMVVSLLLLLGVYALLRRTRIGIAMRAASDDRMLSRIRGVDTEKLVLYVWLIGGAIAGLGGIMLGLDAQLRPNMGFTALIPIFAAVILGGIGDPKGAVAGGYTIGVAQEVSVAVIPSEYKFGVGLVALIVGLLTRPDGLFGEATR; encoded by the coding sequence ATGGTACTTGACCCACAACTCGTCTGGAACGGACTGGTCGTCGGAAGCATCATCGCCGTCTCGGCGCTGGGACTGACGCTCATCTTCGGCATTCTCAACTTCATCAACATCGCGTACGGCGACTACATGGCCGCCGGCGCGTACGTCGCCTGGGCGGTCAACGCACAGGTCGGCCTCCCGCTCGGGGTCGCCATCGTCGCCGGCATCCTCACCATGTCGGTGGGTGCGGTCGTCCTCGACAAACTCGTGTTCCAGCATTTCCGCACCCGGAGCCCGATCACGCTGCTCATCGTCTCCATCGGACTGGCCTTCATCATTCGGAACTTCATCCGTGCCATCTGGGGACCGAGCGGCCACTTCTACGACCTGCCGATGGAGGCCAACCCGTCGTTCCTGGGCGTCCGATTCAGCGTCGAGCAGGTGGCCATCATGGTCGTGAGTCTCCTCCTGTTGCTGGGCGTGTACGCTCTGCTCCGGCGGACCCGAATCGGCATCGCGATGCGGGCGGCGTCCGACGACCGGATGCTCTCGCGTATCCGCGGCGTCGACACCGAGAAGCTCGTCCTCTACGTCTGGCTGATCGGCGGCGCCATCGCCGGTCTGGGCGGCATCATGCTCGGTCTCGACGCACAGCTTCGACCGAACATGGGCTTCACCGCCCTGATTCCGATCTTCGCGGCGGTCATCCTCGGCGGCATCGGTGACCCCAAGGGTGCCGTCGCCGGTGGCTACACCATCGGCGTCGCACAGGAAGTGAGCGTAGCCGTGATTCCATCCGAGTACAAGTTCGGCGTCGGACTCGTGGCGCTGATCGTCGGGCTGCTCACACGTCCGGACGGCCTGTTCGGGGAGGCGACGCGATGA
- a CDS encoding ABC transporter ATP-binding protein, producing the protein MTLLEANGLRKTFGGIVAVDEVSFEVDRTEIVGVIGPNGAGKSTMFKLLAGFHQPDEGTVVFDGEDVTELAPNERTQRGLVRTFQIAQELTGMRVMDNMLLAAQNHPGEKVLAAAANTGSVRDYEGDARDRAEELLKFLELWDLREEYAGNLSGGQRKLLELGRALMADPDLLLLDEPMAGVNPDLTDRLLQRIMDLRDERDMTFLVVEHDIEAIMRISDTVIGMHDGGVLSKGTPEEVQSDERMLEAYLGGEV; encoded by the coding sequence ATGACGCTGCTCGAAGCCAACGGCCTCCGGAAGACGTTCGGTGGCATCGTCGCCGTCGACGAGGTCTCCTTCGAGGTAGATCGCACGGAGATCGTCGGCGTCATCGGTCCGAACGGGGCCGGCAAATCCACCATGTTCAAACTGCTCGCCGGCTTCCACCAACCCGACGAGGGGACCGTGGTGTTCGACGGCGAGGATGTGACGGAGCTCGCACCCAACGAGCGGACCCAGCGTGGCCTCGTGCGGACCTTCCAGATCGCACAGGAACTCACCGGGATGCGAGTGATGGACAACATGCTGCTCGCGGCACAGAACCACCCCGGCGAGAAAGTGCTCGCGGCGGCCGCCAACACCGGGAGCGTCCGCGACTACGAGGGTGATGCCCGCGACCGTGCCGAGGAACTACTGAAGTTCCTCGAGCTCTGGGACCTGCGCGAGGAGTACGCCGGCAACCTCTCGGGCGGGCAGCGGAAGCTACTGGAGCTCGGTCGGGCGCTGATGGCGGACCCGGACCTCCTGTTGCTCGACGAGCCGATGGCCGGCGTCAACCCCGACCTGACCGATCGCCTCCTCCAGCGTATCATGGACCTGCGCGACGAGCGAGACATGACGTTCCTCGTCGTGGAACACGACATCGAGGCGATCATGCGGATCTCCGACACCGTCATCGGCATGCACGACGGGGGGGTACTCTCGAAGGGGACCCCGGAGGAAGTGCAGTCCGACGAGCGGATGCTCGAAGCGTACCTGGGAGGCGAAGTCTGA
- a CDS encoding ABC transporter ATP-binding protein, protein MLLELENVVSGYGDAIIVHGVDMEMSDGEMVTIIGPNGAGKSTLLKTIVGVVEPREGSVVFEGTDLAGKPPEDIVKHGVCYVRQNDNIFPNLSVMENLKMGAWPAEGEDWFDFDERLEEVYEQFPVLEERADQRAGSLSGGQQQMVAMGTAMILDPDLLVLDEPSAGLAPQLVEEMFEKIVDINDAGTPILMVEQNARAALKRSDRGIVLDMGENRFQGTGEELLDSEEVAELYLGTD, encoded by the coding sequence ATGCTACTCGAACTGGAGAACGTCGTCAGTGGCTACGGTGACGCGATCATCGTCCACGGCGTCGACATGGAGATGTCCGACGGAGAGATGGTCACGATCATCGGCCCGAACGGTGCGGGGAAGTCGACCCTCCTGAAGACCATCGTCGGCGTGGTCGAGCCCCGGGAGGGGTCGGTCGTCTTCGAGGGCACCGACCTGGCCGGCAAACCGCCGGAGGATATCGTCAAACACGGCGTCTGTTACGTCCGCCAGAACGACAACATCTTCCCGAACCTCTCGGTCATGGAGAACCTGAAGATGGGGGCGTGGCCCGCCGAAGGCGAGGATTGGTTCGACTTCGACGAGCGACTCGAAGAAGTGTACGAGCAGTTCCCCGTCCTCGAGGAACGTGCCGACCAGCGTGCGGGGTCGCTCAGTGGCGGGCAACAGCAGATGGTCGCGATGGGGACCGCGATGATCCTCGATCCCGACCTACTCGTCCTCGACGAGCCGTCGGCGGGGCTAGCTCCCCAGCTCGTCGAGGAGATGTTCGAGAAGATCGTCGACATCAACGACGCCGGCACGCCGATCCTGATGGTCGAGCAGAACGCCCGAGCGGCGCTCAAGCGATCGGACCGCGGCATCGTCCTCGATATGGGCGAGAACCGGTTCCAGGGGACCGGCGAGGAGTTGCTCGACAGCGAGGAGGTGGCCGAACTCTACCTCGGCACCGACTGA
- a CDS encoding O-acetylhomoserine aminocarboxypropyltransferase/cysteine synthase family protein: MPDDEDGPGFYTRSLHAGQSPDPSTGARAPPIYQTTSYVFDDADDAAGQFALEKEGHIYSRLMNPTVGTLQERLAALEGGVGAAATASGMASLDLATFLLAEAGDNIVTASALYGGTYTYFTHSVERRGITTKFVDTLDYDAYAEAIDDDTAYVHLETIGNPALITPDIERIADIAHDHGVPLFVDNTFATPYLCRPLEHGADLVWDSTTKWLHGSGSTVGGALIDGGTFDWGAHAEDYPEIGQENPAYHGVNFHETFAPAGFTYAAIARGLRDLGNTQSPFDAWVTLQKLESFPMRMERHCENAMAVAEFLEDHPEVAWVNYPGLESHETHAEASEYLDGGYGGMITFGLSAGYEAAKGTVNEVELASLLANVGDAKTLVIHPASTTHQQLTEAEQEAAGVTPDMVRLSVGLEDVEDIVADLEGAIDAAT; encoded by the coding sequence ATGCCAGACGACGAAGACGGACCCGGATTCTACACGCGAAGCCTGCACGCCGGCCAGTCGCCCGACCCATCGACGGGCGCGCGCGCACCGCCCATCTACCAGACCACGTCGTACGTCTTCGACGACGCCGACGACGCCGCCGGGCAGTTCGCCTTAGAGAAGGAGGGCCACATCTACTCGCGGCTGATGAACCCCACGGTGGGTACTCTGCAGGAACGCCTCGCCGCCCTCGAAGGCGGCGTCGGCGCCGCGGCCACGGCGTCGGGGATGGCGTCGCTCGACCTCGCCACCTTCCTCCTCGCCGAGGCGGGCGACAACATCGTCACCGCGTCGGCGCTGTACGGCGGCACGTACACCTACTTCACTCACTCCGTCGAGCGCCGGGGCATCACGACGAAGTTCGTCGACACGCTCGACTACGACGCCTACGCGGAGGCCATCGACGACGACACCGCGTACGTCCACCTCGAAACCATCGGCAACCCGGCGCTGATCACGCCCGACATCGAACGCATCGCGGACATCGCCCACGACCACGGGGTGCCACTCTTTGTCGACAACACGTTCGCCACCCCCTACCTCTGTCGCCCCCTCGAACACGGTGCCGATCTGGTGTGGGACTCGACGACCAAGTGGCTCCACGGGTCGGGGTCGACCGTCGGCGGGGCCCTGATCGACGGCGGCACCTTCGACTGGGGCGCCCACGCGGAGGACTACCCCGAAATCGGGCAGGAGAACCCCGCCTACCACGGCGTCAACTTCCACGAGACGTTCGCCCCCGCGGGCTTCACCTACGCCGCCATCGCCCGCGGCCTCCGTGATCTGGGCAACACCCAGTCGCCGTTCGACGCGTGGGTCACGCTCCAGAAACTGGAGTCGTTCCCGATGCGGATGGAGCGCCACTGCGAGAACGCGATGGCCGTCGCCGAGTTCCTAGAGGATCACCCCGAAGTCGCGTGGGTGAACTACCCCGGTCTGGAGAGCCACGAGACCCACGCGGAAGCGAGCGAGTATCTCGACGGTGGGTACGGCGGCATGATCACGTTCGGCCTCTCGGCGGGCTACGAGGCCGCGAAGGGGACGGTGAACGAGGTCGAACTCGCCTCCCTGCTCGCCAACGTCGGCGACGCGAAGACGCTGGTGATCCACCCCGCCTCGACGACCCACCAGCAGTTGACCGAGGCGGAACAGGAGGCGGCGGGCGTCACGCCCGACATGGTCCGACTCTCCGTGGGCCTGGAGGACGTCGAGGACATCGTCGCCGACCTCGAAGGGGCCATCGACGCGGCGACCTGA
- a CDS encoding asparaginase, translated as MTVVVVSTGGTIASTEDDGGDATPDLGGADLVAAVPGLDDVALRVEEFSTIPSPHFTVEGMLDLATLVRDLDADPAVEGVVVTQGTDVLEETAYFLDLCYEGETPVAVTGAMRNPSLASPDGPANLLAAVRTALDPDARGRGVLVAFAGRVLPAREATKVHSQMVDTFRCPEFGPVGVAEEGSVTWRRRAEHPDPTFDPDPDRLTNDVAAVYVTADAPASHLSAHADAAAVCLAATGAGHVPETIVDALEDLRTAEIPVIVTTRCPEGRLARETYGFRGSERTLQRLGCRFSDLNLQKTRIRAIVARAAGRLDDAFDEA; from the coding sequence ATGACCGTCGTCGTCGTCTCGACCGGCGGCACCATCGCATCGACCGAAGACGACGGCGGCGACGCCACCCCCGACCTCGGCGGTGCGGACCTCGTCGCCGCCGTCCCCGGCCTCGACGACGTGGCCCTCCGCGTCGAGGAGTTCTCGACGATTCCCAGTCCCCACTTCACCGTCGAAGGGATGCTCGACCTCGCGACGCTCGTCCGTGACCTCGACGCCGACCCCGCGGTCGAGGGCGTCGTCGTCACGCAGGGGACGGACGTGTTGGAGGAGACGGCCTACTTCCTCGACCTGTGTTACGAGGGCGAGACGCCCGTCGCCGTCACGGGCGCGATGCGGAACCCGTCGCTCGCGAGCCCCGACGGCCCCGCGAACCTGCTCGCGGCGGTCCGGACGGCGCTCGACCCCGACGCCCGCGGCCGGGGCGTCCTCGTCGCCTTCGCCGGGCGCGTCCTGCCCGCCCGCGAGGCGACCAAGGTCCACTCCCAGATGGTCGACACCTTCCGATGCCCGGAGTTCGGCCCCGTCGGCGTCGCCGAGGAGGGGTCGGTCACCTGGCGGCGGCGCGCCGAGCATCCGGACCCGACGTTCGATCCCGATCCCGACCGCCTCACGAACGACGTGGCCGCGGTGTACGTCACCGCCGACGCGCCCGCCTCCCACCTGTCGGCCCACGCCGACGCGGCGGCGGTCTGTCTCGCCGCCACGGGTGCGGGGCACGTCCCCGAAACCATCGTCGACGCCCTCGAAGACCTCCGGACGGCCGAAATACCGGTGATCGTCACCACCCGGTGTCCGGAGGGCCGCCTCGCCCGCGAAACGTACGGCTTCCGGGGGAGCGAGCGGACGCTCCAGCGTCTCGGCTGTCGGTTCTCCGATCTGAACCTCCAGAAAACGCGGATTCGAGCCATCGTCGCCCGTGCCGCCGGTCGGCTGGACGACGCGTTCGACGAGGCGTAG
- the serB gene encoding phosphoserine phosphatase SerB, protein MRLVAFDFDGTLSDSEMTVLLGEQCGVADRMAEVTERAMNDEISYADSLRERAALLDGLPLDDAEDAFAQVRLREGAADLLARLNDAGHHTAILTGGFERGVARALDREGVTVDTVVANRLPASGGHLTGGVEGPLIEGTKDEALESLAADVSVPLSRTVAVGDGANDLPMLEVAGLSVGFLPKPAVRPACDVVVASMDRLGRVFEERGLVDAR, encoded by the coding sequence ATGCGACTCGTCGCGTTCGACTTCGACGGCACGCTTTCGGACTCCGAGATGACGGTCCTGCTCGGCGAGCAGTGCGGCGTCGCCGACCGGATGGCCGAGGTGACCGAGCGGGCGATGAACGACGAGATCAGCTACGCCGACAGCCTGCGCGAGCGCGCCGCGTTGCTCGACGGCCTCCCCCTCGACGACGCCGAGGACGCCTTCGCGCAGGTCCGCCTCCGCGAGGGGGCCGCCGACCTGCTCGCCCGTCTGAACGACGCCGGCCACCACACGGCGATCCTGACCGGCGGCTTCGAGCGCGGCGTTGCCCGCGCCCTCGACCGCGAGGGCGTGACCGTCGACACCGTCGTCGCCAACCGCCTCCCCGCGAGCGGCGGTCACCTCACCGGCGGCGTCGAGGGCCCGCTGATCGAGGGGACGAAAGACGAGGCCCTGGAGTCGCTGGCCGCCGACGTCTCCGTCCCGCTCTCCCGGACCGTCGCCGTCGGCGACGGCGCCAACGACCTCCCGATGCTCGAAGTCGCCGGGCTCTCGGTCGGCTTCCTCCCCAAGCCCGCGGTGCGTCCCGCCTGCGACGTGGTGGTGGCGTCGATGGATCGGCTGGGACGCGTCTTCGAGGAACGGGGACTGGTCGACGCCCGATGA
- the serA gene encoding phosphoglycerate dehydrogenase has protein sequence MKVLVTDPVADAGLDRLREAGYEVETAYDVEGDALLEAVSDANALVVRSGTDVTEAVFEAAPDLVIVGRAGIGVDNIDIDAATDHGVIVANAPEGNVRAAAEHTVAMAFATARSIPQAHVRLRAGEWAKGDYLGTEVNGKTLGVVGLGRVGQEVAKRLGSLGMDLVAFDPYISEERAEQLGAELVGFETCLERADFLTVHTPLTPETEGMIAEDELDLLAGGYLVNCARGGVVDETALAAAVEDGTLAGAAVDVFADEPVSPDNPLLAVEDIVVTPHLGASTEAAQEHVATSIADQIVAAFNDEPVANALNAPSIDESAFPRVQPYIDLAETAGKIAAQMFDGRISEVRVRYEGDIADEDVEFVTASALKGVFEPLEWQVNAVNAPKIADERGIEVTEEKTRQSEDFQSLVTVTVGDGEDEIGACGTLFAGDDPRIVRLDGYRVDAVPHGQMLVVRNYDRPGVLGLIGTVLGDNDINIAGMFNGRETLGGEAMTVYNLDEPVPDAVVEEIRADERIIDVKGITLGNGDDED, from the coding sequence ATGAAGGTACTCGTCACGGACCCGGTCGCAGACGCGGGACTCGACCGCCTTCGCGAGGCGGGGTACGAGGTGGAGACGGCCTACGACGTGGAGGGCGACGCGCTCCTCGAGGCCGTCTCCGACGCCAACGCGCTCGTGGTGCGTTCGGGGACGGACGTGACTGAAGCGGTGTTCGAGGCGGCGCCCGACCTCGTGATCGTCGGACGCGCCGGCATCGGCGTCGACAACATCGACATCGACGCCGCGACGGACCACGGCGTCATCGTCGCCAACGCCCCGGAGGGGAACGTCCGGGCCGCCGCGGAACACACCGTCGCCATGGCCTTCGCCACCGCCCGCTCCATCCCACAGGCGCACGTCCGCCTCCGGGCCGGCGAGTGGGCGAAAGGCGACTACCTCGGCACCGAAGTCAACGGCAAGACGCTCGGCGTCGTCGGCCTCGGCCGCGTCGGGCAGGAGGTCGCCAAGCGACTCGGCTCGCTCGGGATGGACCTCGTCGCGTTCGACCCCTACATCAGCGAGGAGCGGGCCGAGCAGTTGGGCGCCGAACTCGTCGGCTTCGAGACGTGTCTCGAACGCGCGGACTTCCTGACGGTCCACACCCCTCTCACGCCCGAGACGGAGGGGATGATCGCCGAAGACGAGCTCGATCTGCTGGCGGGTGGCTACCTCGTCAACTGCGCGCGCGGCGGCGTCGTCGACGAGACGGCGCTCGCGGCGGCGGTGGAAGACGGCACGCTCGCGGGCGCCGCGGTCGACGTGTTCGCGGACGAACCCGTCTCGCCGGACAACCCCCTGCTGGCCGTCGAGGACATCGTGGTCACGCCCCACCTCGGCGCCTCGACCGAGGCCGCACAGGAACACGTCGCCACGAGCATCGCCGATCAGATCGTCGCCGCGTTCAACGACGAACCCGTCGCGAACGCCCTCAACGCCCCCTCCATCGACGAGAGCGCGTTCCCCCGCGTCCAGCCGTACATCGACCTCGCGGAGACCGCGGGGAAGATCGCGGCCCAGATGTTCGACGGCCGCATCTCCGAGGTGCGCGTTCGCTACGAGGGCGACATCGCGGACGAGGACGTGGAGTTCGTCACCGCGAGCGCGCTCAAGGGCGTCTTCGAACCCCTGGAGTGGCAGGTCAACGCCGTCAACGCGCCGAAAATCGCGGACGAACGCGGGATCGAGGTGACCGAGGAGAAGACCCGACAGAGCGAGGACTTCCAGAGCCTCGTCACCGTCACCGTCGGCGACGGCGAGGACGAAATCGGTGCCTGTGGCACCCTCTTCGCCGGCGACGACCCCCGGATCGTCCGCCTCGACGGCTATCGGGTCGACGCCGTCCCCCACGGGCAGATGCTCGTCGTGCGCAACTACGACCGGCCCGGCGTCCTCGGCCTGATCGGGACAGTCCTCGGCGACAACGACATCAACATCGCGGGGATGTTCAACGGCCGCGAGACCCTCGGCGGCGAGGCGATGACCGTCTACAACCTCGACGAACCGGTGCCCGACGCCGTGGTCGAGGAGATTCGCGCCGACGAGCGCATCATCGACGTGAAAGGGATCACGCTCGGCAACGGCGACGACGAAGACTAG
- a CDS encoding mediator of RNA polymerase II transcription subunit 21, translated as MPPSGLPTGTVSSGRDGPSATRDHGRRPRDRDADPETRIAELERENEALRAAVEKQRRENERIVERYERLLDRDRSCDGPDDETADDRPERTPPESTGAVARVARFLGL; from the coding sequence ATGCCTCCGAGTGGTCTCCCGACTGGAACCGTGAGTAGCGGTCGCGACGGGCCGTCGGCCACTCGCGACCACGGCCGGCGCCCCCGTGACCGCGACGCCGACCCCGAGACGCGCATCGCCGAACTGGAACGCGAGAACGAAGCGCTTCGCGCCGCGGTGGAAAAACAGCGCCGCGAGAACGAACGGATCGTCGAGCGGTACGAGCGGTTGCTGGACCGCGACCGGTCGTGCGACGGACCGGACGACGAAACGGCCGACGACCGGCCGGAGCGGACGCCCCCCGAATCGACCGGTGCCGTCGCCCGCGTGGCCCGCTTTCTCGGCCTCTAG
- a CDS encoding YqjF family protein, with product MVLPLAMGWRHLLFENWPVDPAVMDAHLPDALSPDTYDGTAWLSIVPFTNVAVRPKGLPASVGVRLPELNVRTYVTRDGVPSVYFFSLDAQGVASVLGARLFHHLPYYYARISLDAADGRVRFSSRRRHPGARPAHYEGTYWLTGEPFAAPDDPFAAFLVERYRFYTEAQDGSLRYTDVSHDPWTLSPAAADIETDTLLRSHGFARPDADPVYYYSRGLDVVASRSERAPP from the coding sequence ATGGTTCTCCCGCTCGCGATGGGGTGGCGACACCTGCTGTTCGAGAACTGGCCGGTCGATCCGGCCGTGATGGACGCACACCTCCCCGACGCGCTGAGCCCCGACACGTACGACGGGACGGCGTGGCTCTCCATCGTCCCGTTCACCAACGTCGCCGTCCGTCCGAAGGGACTGCCCGCGTCCGTCGGCGTTCGGCTACCCGAACTCAACGTCCGGACGTACGTCACCCGCGACGGCGTCCCGAGTGTCTACTTCTTCAGCCTCGACGCGCAGGGCGTCGCGAGCGTCCTCGGCGCCCGCCTCTTCCATCACCTGCCGTACTACTACGCGCGCATCTCGCTCGACGCCGCGGACGGACGGGTTCGGTTCAGCAGTCGCCGCCGCCATCCGGGGGCACGGCCGGCCCACTACGAGGGGACGTACTGGCTGACCGGCGAGCCGTTCGCGGCTCCCGACGATCCCTTCGCCGCTTTCCTGGTCGAGCGGTACAGATTCTACACCGAGGCACAGGACGGCTCGCTCCGGTACACGGACGTGAGCCACGATCCGTGGACGCTGTCTCCGGCGGCGGCCGATATCGAGACGGACACGCTCCTCCGGTCACACGGCTTCGCCCGGCCGGACGCCGATCCGGTCTACTACTACAGCCGGGGTCTCGACGTGGTCGCGTCGCGGAGCGAGCGTGCGCCGCCCTGA